From Thalassospiraceae bacterium LMO-JJ14:
GCCTGCGATATGCTCTGGCGTCGGCATTTCCGGAGCGACGGTTTCGGCCATGGTCCGGTTCAGGTCCATCACGTAATACGTCGGCAGCTTGGCCAGTTCTCCGGCCGTCCAGCCGTCCAGCCTGTGCGGCGTGTTGCCGGGCCAGTCCGCGCTTTTGAAATGGAAATAGGCGCGCAGGAAATCGTGGATGCCCTGTTCGCAGGCCCACATGTGGCCATTGGCATCGCGGGTCGAATAGTACCGGTGATAGTGCTTGCGGGGCCGCTCGAGGGAGGCCAGCTCAACGTCCATACCGGTGACCGGGTCGGTATCGGATGTTCTTTTCAGGGGCGGTGGTCCGGCGTAAGGCGCGCTCATCAGAACGCATGAGGTGAAGACATCGGGGCGGATCAGGGCGAAGTGCGCGGCGGCGAACGAGCCGAAGTCATGTCCGACGAGCCCGGCCACGCGATCGATGCCGAGCGCCGACAAAAGCCCCAGGGTATCCCTGAGCAGGTTGAGAAAGCGGAAGGACGAAAGATCGCCGTCATAGGACGCGTCCCATCCGGTGCTTAGCCCGTAACCGCGCTGATCCGGGGCGATGACGTAATAGCCGGCGTCCGCCAGCTTCGGCATGACATTGCGCCAGCTGTAGGCCAGTTCCGGAAAGCCGTGCAAAAGCAGAACCGGCGGGCGGTCCGGTGCGCCGGCTTCGAGGACATGCATGTTGAGGCCGTTGCCGTTGTCGATAAAGCGCGATCGGATTTCGGGCGGCAGCGATGCGGTGTAAAGCGTTTCTGTCAATTCGGGACTGGGGGCAAAGAGGCTGGGGGGCAGGGATGGCGGCGTGATCAAGGCGGGACCGGCATGACCCGCTGGTTGGTGGAACGCAGCTTTTTGCTGATGTCGAGAAACAGGCTCTCATAGAAGCGGGCGGTGAAGTTGATATCCTGCTTCAACTGCGCGAAAAGAACGCTTCCGGGGATCGAGAGGATTTCACAAGCGCCGTCGGCGACAAGGGTGGCGCTGGCGCCGTGACCGTCCATCAGGGACAACTCGCCGATTACTTCTCCCGGGCCGAGCGGTCCGGCGAATTCGGCGCAAATTTCATCCAGATACATCCGCGTGACGCGGAGATTGCCGGACTTGATGATAAGCAGACTGTCGATGACATCGCCTTCGGTGATAACGGCCTCGCCGCTTTTGTAGGAGAGCGTATCGGCAACGGATATGAGCCAGTCGTGCTCGTTTTCATAGAGCTTTGGAAATGCGCCGATAAGATTCATGCCCCGTCCTCTCTGCCCCGCACCCGTATTGGCTTATTAATTGTGCCAGTAGGTCCAGCTATGATAAGCCGGTACAATGAAGAAATACAAATTCTTAGCTGTTTTGCTCGGGGCCGTCCTGTTGAGCGGGTGCGCCGTTGTCGCCGCGGATGAAAACGGCATTTCGATCCGGCACTCGGCCGAAAACAATCTGCTGGTCCAGCGCAAGGCCGAAAAGCACTGTGCAAGTTTCGGCAAAATTGCCGTCAAAGTGCAGGAAAGCTCCATCATGAACCTGTATTACGTGCGCACCTCGGTCAGCACGTTCGAGTGCGTCAAGAAAGCGCCGAAGCCGCCATCGTGAGTATTGAGGGACGCGCGCGTCAGCGCGTTAGTGAAGGACGCAATCCTGCGGACGTTCGTCCGACAGAAGTTCCTCCGCCGCCCTTGCGATCTTGAGCCAGATTTCACGTCCGGCAGCATCACCGGCATCGCGCAACTGGTCGGCTTTGATGAAAGCGCCGGCGGGGGCGAATTCACCGTATTCCTGGATCATCAGCGTGGCGGTCTTATAGACAGCGGGTGTAAGTGTCATGATTGGCCTCGTTAGCCCGAAGGGCTTTTGATCACGTCATTGACGGTCACGCCAAGCCGGTCTTCCACGACGATGACCTCGCCCTTGGCGATGAGCTGGTTATTGGCATGAAGCTCGATATCCTCGCCGACGGTGCGGTCTAGTTCGACAACCGCGCCACGTCCGAGTTTTAGAATTTGACTGATCGGCATGAAGGCCGTGCCGAGAACCGCCGTGACCTCGAGCTTAACGTCGAGAACGGCCTCCATCTCGCTGCGCGAGCCGTCACTTTTGACGCCGTATTCCTTATCTTCTTCTGCCATAATCGCGATCCTAGCGGCAACTTGGTTAACGCTTGATGAATCTCTTGCCCTGAGAATCGCAGATTATCATTTTCGCGCAGACCAGCCTACGGCATTCGCACAGGCTCAGATTCCGCCGCCCTGATCGATTTCGCCGGTCAGGATGCGGACCCGCTGGCGCAGCGACATCAGGTCGGGCTCGGCGAAGCCTTCCGTCTCCAGTTTGGCTACCGTATTCAGCAGGTATTCGCGGTTCAGGCCGCTGATCCCCTCGGCCCGCATGATGATTTCCGCCGCCGTGCTTTCGCCGAGCGTACCGGCATATTGTTCGTGTGCCGGATCGGCGATGAAGGTGTAGGCGGAGACCGCTTTCCCGTTGATATCCACGTCCACGCAGGCCGGTTGATACGCGTAGCCGATCATCTCTCTTTCATAAAGATAATCAAATATTTGTACCCTGTCCTTAATGTCTATTCTGAATGCTATGCCAAGGCAATAACCGCCTTCGTCCAGACCAAGAACCAGACCCGGCACATCAAGCGTGCCGCGATGGTAATGCGAATAGATGCATGGCGCGCGATGATAGCCGTCGAGCCGTGCCGTCTGCTGTTCGAGGAAGCGGAATCCCGGTCGCCACATCAACGATCCGTAGCCGAATATCCATTCGACATCCGGGATCTCGTTTCCATAGCGCGAGCCTGTCATGTAGCTGTCATCCTGGCGGTTTACTTAGTGAGACTTAAATCCCGGAAATTATTGGATTTTCCGTTACATCAAATTTGGCTAGAGTAATCTTCTGGAGTGAAATGGCCAACCATCGGAATTTAGTTAAAATTTTCATCAAAAGTGATGCATGTCACAGTTGGTTTTGACGGAAAAGACGATAACCGACAAGTGCTGCAGAGAAGCTGCTGCCATCGGGGTTTATATGAAGTGTTTCGCGGTTTCCCAGCCGCTGGACACCGAGCCTTTGGGGGGCTCTTTTGAATGAATAACATGCCACCTGATGCCGGATCTGACTCCGGCAGCGGTCAAACGAATATCCAGGGCCAGATTCTGATTACGGCGGAAGCCGGCCAGGATATCGTTATTGAGGGGGCATGGTTCCTGCGCGCCGATTTCGACAGATCCGGCCCGGATCTGATCATCAAAGGCCCCGACGGCGAAGTCGTCGTCGTCCGCGGCTACTTCAATCAGCCTTCACCGCCCGATATCACAACCCCCGACGGTGTTGTCCTGAAAGGCGAAACGGCAACGCTCCTGGCCGGGCCGCGCACGGACGTGCAACTCGCGCAGGTTCAGGAAATCGCCCAGGTCGAACCGATCGGCACTGTCGAGACCATCGAAGGCACGGTCGAGGTAACGCGCGCCGACGGTTCCAAGGTGACCCTTCAGGCCGGCGATCCGGTTTTTCAGGGCGATGTCATTGAAACCGGCGGTAAGGGTGCCGTGGGCATTGTCTTTGCCGATGAAAGCACGTTCGCGCTCGGCGAAAGCGGCCGCATGGTGCTTGATGAAATGATCTACGACCCGGCGGCCCAGCAGGGGCAGGCCGCGATCTCGCTGCTGCAGGGTGCATTTACCTTCGTTTCCGGGCAGATCGCCAAGACCGGCGTTGACGCCATGACGGTCGATACGCCGACGGCGACCATCGGTATTCGCGGCACAGCGGGCGGCGGCGGTGTGAATGCGCGCGGGCAGATGACCATCGCCATCGCCAACGAGCGCGGCGATATCGTCGGCGAAGTGACGATCACCAACGAAGGCGGATCGCAGACCATCAACCAGGCTTTCCAGGCGCTGTCTGTCGGCAGCCGCGATGCGGCCCCGTCGCAGCCGTTCGTGATGACGGCCAGGCAGTTCGGCCAGGCCTTCGGTTCGGCCATGAAAAACCTTCCGAATGCGGAAGCCGCCCTGCCGCCGGAAGTCGTCGCCGAAGCGACGCAGGCGTTCGAGGAACAGCAGCAGGTCCGCCAGCAGGCAGAATCCGCCGAGCAGGAAAAGGAACAGAAACAGGCCGAAGCCGAGCAAGCGGCGCAAGCCGAACAGGCGGCAACGGCCGAGGCTCAGGCGGCACAGGAAAATGCCCAGGCAGCCGAAGCGGCGGCGCAGGCGCAGGAAGCCCAGGCGGCCGAAGCGGCGGCGGCTGCAGCCGAAGCGGCGGCGGCGGCGGAAGCCGCGGCCGCGGCGGCAGAGGCGGCAGGAACGGCGGAAGCGGCGGCGGCGGCGGAAGCGGCGGCGGCGGCGGCAGCAGCGGCGGAAGCGGCGGCAGCGGCGGAAGCGGCGGCGGCGGCGGAAGCAACCGCACAGGCCGAAGCAGCGGCGGCTGAAAGCGCCACCAAGGAAGCCGAGGCCGCGCAGATCGGTGCCGAGGCGGCGCAGAAACAAGTGGAAGCCGCAACGGCGTCGAAAGCCGCGGCGGAAGCCAAGGCGCAGGCCATCGAGTCGAGCCCTGAAAACGCGGTTGTCCAGGCGGCGCAGGCCGCCGGGGTGGAAACCCACCTGCAGCAGGACGTCGAGCAACAGCAACAAGAAGTGCAGCAGGAAGCCCAGCAGGCCGATGCCCAGGCACAGGCCGCACAACAAAATGCGGAAGCTAAACAGGCCGAAGCGGCGGCGAAGGTGGAAGCGGCGGCGGCCCGTGAAGCGGCGGCGGCGGAAGCGGCGGCGGAAGCCGAAGCAGCGGCGGCAGCGGCGGCAGAGGCGGAATCTGCAGCAGCGGCAGCCGAAGCGGAAGCGGCAGCGGCGGAAGCGGCAGCAGCAGCGGCGGAAGAGGAAGCAGCAGCGGCAGCCGAAGCGGAAGCAGCAGCGGCAGCCGAAGCGGAAGCAGCAGCGGCGGAAGCGGAAGCAGCGGCAGCCGAAGCGGAAGCCGCAGCAGCCGAAGCGGAAGCCGCAGCAGCAGAAGCGGAAGCCGCAGCAGCAGAGGCTGAAGCCGCAGGAACCGAGACTGAACAAGGCCAGGAAGGCGGCGCCGAAGGGGAAGGGACCGCATCGCCACCGCCGACAACAACGACGACGACTACGTCGCCGCCGCCAACGACAGTCATCACACCGGTTTTTACCTCGCCACCGCCGCCCCCGCCGGAAACAGTGGGGGAATCAACAACCCCGAAAGATAATGACCGCGATGACGACGTCACCAACGATGACGAAGATGAAGACCAGGACGTTTCCGCCAGCGGCGGTGTCATCGACGGTTATCTGCGCGGCGCCACGGTGTTTATCGACGCCAACGCCAATGCTGCCTACGACAGTGGCGAAACCTTCACGTCCACGGACGCCTACGGCCAATACATTCTGACGATTCCATCAAGTTTGAGCGGGTTCCCGGTGTATGTGACAGGCGGGGTCGACGTCACGACCGGTCTGCGTTTCGAGGGGATACTCAAGGCACCTGCGAATTCAGGTGTCGTCACGCCACTGACGACGCTGATCCAGCACATGGTGGATAACGGCGTTGCCGACGACGAAGACGCGGCACATGACCTTCTGCTAACGAAATTCTCGATTTCACTGTCCGCCGGCGATGACCTGCGAGACTACGACCCGATTGCAGGCAGTGACGGCCCGGTATTCGCCGCCGGGCTCAAGATCATGTCGGTGGTGCAGATTCTGACCAAGGCGATCACCGGCAGCCATCCGAGCCTATCGGCATCCGAGGTGATCGAGGAGGTGATGAGCGCGTTTGCCAATCATCTCGCCACCGGTTCCACCGATTTCGATTCCGCTGCCGGTATCGAGTCGATCCTGAATGAAGTTGCGAGCAATCTAACGGGCTTCACGGCTTCAACCGTGACCGCGCACAAGGGCAATATCGCGACGCTGATTCAGGAAGTAACGGGACATTTCGACAGCAACACCGGCGATTTCGATGCGCTCGCACGCGGGGCGTTCCACGCCATGGGCGCGGTCGCCGAGCATTTGAATACAGTCGGCGGGTCGAGCTTCAGCGGCCTTCAGACCAACCACTTCTCAAACAATCTTGCAAATGCATCGCACATATCGTTCGCAGCGTCCGCCAATCCGATCGAAGGCACGGATGGGGGCGACTTTATCTCGACCGAGGACTCGATCCTGTCGACGTCCGGTCGCGACATCATCGACGGGCTGGGCGGTGACGATGTCATCGATGCCGACGACG
This genomic window contains:
- the fliN gene encoding flagellar motor switch protein FliN; this encodes MAEEDKEYGVKSDGSRSEMEAVLDVKLEVTAVLGTAFMPISQILKLGRGAVVELDRTVGEDIELHANNQLIAKGEVIVVEDRLGVTVNDVIKSPSG
- a CDS encoding gamma-glutamylcyclotransferase; translated protein: MTGSRYGNEIPDVEWIFGYGSLMWRPGFRFLEQQTARLDGYHRAPCIYSHYHRGTLDVPGLVLGLDEGGYCLGIAFRIDIKDRVQIFDYLYEREMIGYAYQPACVDVDINGKAVSAYTFIADPAHEQYAGTLGESTAAEIIMRAEGISGLNREYLLNTVAKLETEGFAEPDLMSLRQRVRILTGEIDQGGGI
- a CDS encoding cyclic nucleotide-binding domain-containing protein, translating into MNLIGAFPKLYENEHDWLISVADTLSYKSGEAVITEGDVIDSLLIIKSGNLRVTRMYLDEICAEFAGPLGPGEVIGELSLMDGHGASATLVADGACEILSIPGSVLFAQLKQDINFTARFYESLFLDISKKLRSTNQRVMPVPP
- a CDS encoding alpha/beta hydrolase, whose translation is MTETLYTASLPPEIRSRFIDNGNGLNMHVLEAGAPDRPPVLLLHGFPELAYSWRNVMPKLADAGYYVIAPDQRGYGLSTGWDASYDGDLSSFRFLNLLRDTLGLLSALGIDRVAGLVGHDFGSFAAAHFALIRPDVFTSCVLMSAPYAGPPPLKRTSDTDPVTGMDVELASLERPRKHYHRYYSTRDANGHMWACEQGIHDFLRAYFHFKSADWPGNTPHRLDGWTAGELAKLPTYYVMDLNRTMAETVAPEMPTPEHIAGCTWLTDDELRVYSDTFGRTGFQGGLNWYRCRFVERFTREQEIFAGRTIDVPVMFISGKSDWGTYQAPGALEKMETAVCPDYRGTQLIAGAGHWVQQEQPVAVCRLLLDFLKNSVPSGTY